In Haloarcula rubripromontorii, the sequence GCAGGTATGGACGAATACGCACGCGACACGAAGGTCGAGTGGCGCGAGTGGGGCACAGCCCCGTTCGAGGACGCCACCGAGTCGGGGAAGCCGGTGCTGCTGGCGCTGACGGTCCCGTGGAGCGCCGAGTGCCGGGCGATGGACCGTGGCACGTTCGGCGAGCCCCGCATCGCGGCCAACATCAACGACGGGTTCATTCCGGTCCGTGTCGACGCCGACCGCAATCCCCGTGTCCGGGAGCGGTACACGATGGGTGGATTCCCGTCAACGGTGTTTCTCACTCCTGAAGGAGAGGTTATCACCGGCGCGACGTTCCTCGGACCGGACGGGTTCCGCGGGATTCTGGACTCTGTTCGAGAGTCCTGGGACGCCCAGGGCGCGGCGGCGGGCTCGGTCCCCAGACAGCTCCAGGACGAGTCGCCGCCGGCCGGCGAGCTCCGGCCGCGCATCGAGGAGCACATGATAGAGCAACTGCTCGGCGCGTTCGACGAGGAGTTCGGCGGCTGGGGAACCGACGTGAAGTTCCCGCTCCCGCGGACCGCCGAGTTCGCCCTCGTTCGGGCGCGGGACCAGGCCACCCGGACGCTCGAAGCCATCCGCACGCACCTGCTGGACACCTACGACGGGGGCTTCTTCCGGTACTCGACGGAGCGCAACTGGGGGAACCCGCGGCGGGAGAAACTGCTGGACGAGAACGCCGCGCTGGTCCGGGCGTTCGCGCACGGCTACCGGTACACCGGGACCGAGGCCTACCGCGACGCCGCCCAGCGGACCGTCGACTACCTCACGACGACGCTGTGGGCCGGCGACGCCTTCGCCGCGAGTCAGGCCGGCTCGGACGAGTACTACCGGCTGGAGCCGAGCGAGCGCGAGGGGACGGTGTCCCCGAACGTCGACGACACGGTGTTCGCCGACCGCAACGGCCTCGCCATCGACGCCCTGCTGTGGATGGCGGCCTACACCGACGACGAGCGCGCCCGGCAGTACGCGACTCGCGCGCGGGACGCGGTCTGTGAGTCGCTCGTCGACGGCGGCGAGGTGGCCCACTACGACGGCGCGGACAGTGACACCGGTCTGCTGCTGGACCAGGCCCAGCTCCTCCAGGGGCTGACGACGAGCTGGCAGGTCCTCGGTGAGCCGGGGCCGGCCGAAGCTGTCGCGGACTGGACAATCGAAAACCGCCAGCAGGACGGGGGTGCGTTCCGTGACGGGCCTGCAAGCGGGCCAGGACTCTGTGACCGCTCGCTTCATCCGCTCGACGCGACGGTGGAGCTGGCCGACGCACTGGTCGACCTCGCGGCACTCACCGGCGAAGACAGATACCGCAATACGGCGCTTTCAGCGGTCGAGTCCTTCGCCGGCGCGGCAGAACGGATGGGCGTCGAGGTCGCCGGTTACGCCGGTGTCGCGGCGCGTCTCCAGCAACCCCAGACACTCACGGTCGGCACCGAGGCAGGGACCGATCTCCATCGCGCGGCACTGCGGCTGGCCGACCACGAAACTACTGTCGTCCCGGAGCCGAACGGCGACGGTACGGCACGACTCCTCGACGGGGATGCTATCGTCGCCGAGGGGGCAACGCCGGCCGAACTCGAAGCCTCGCTCACTGGCGAGCGCTGACACGAACAACGGCAGCAAACGTTGACAAACGGTAAACCCCCGATAAGTTTTTGCACACGTATCTTGATGTATGGGTATGTCCAGTCTCAGAGATCTCGGACTCTCCGAATATGAAGCCAGAGCATACCGATCACTGCTTGAAACGGGACCGACAACGGCCAAGGAGTTATCGCGGGCCAGCGACGTTCCAATGGGCCGCATCTACGACGTCCTAAACAGCCTCGAAACGTACAATCTCGTCCGCAGCCAGACCGCCAGCCGACCCAAAAAATACGTCGCCGTCGAACCGGACACGGCTCTCGACCGACTGCTCGAGGACAAGAAGCGCGAACTCCAGGAGAAGGTCGGCCAGTACGAGGAAATCGTCGACGACCTCTCGACACAACTGGAGTCGGCAGAGCCCGTCGAGGAGCCGTTCTGGACAGCCGCCGTCGGCCCCGACAATTCGCTTGACCTATTACTTGAGCGGCTGGCCGCCGCCGACGACGAGATTATCATGGTCGGCTCGGCGCCCGCCCGGCAGGTCGACATTCTCTCCGGGACCGAGCGAATCGTGGATGAACTCGAAGCGGCGTTGGAACGAGGCGTCGAAGTATCCCTGCTCGTTCGGCCGGACCTGTTCGAGAGCCTTCCTGAAGAAGCCAACCGCGAGTACTACGAGCGCCTCTTCCACTACGACAACTACAGCGCTCGCGCCAGTCCCAACATCAGAACCACGTTCGAGCTACTCGATGGGGTCGAGGTCTGTATCGAGGTCCCACACCCGCTGGGCCGCGAGGAAACCTTCGGCGTCATCGACATGAAAGACTCCGATTTCACTGCCGATATCAGCCAGGCGTTCGAAGAACACTGGGCCGAGGCAAAGCCGGTCGGCCCGCCGTAACTGGGTCATCGGAGAGTTAGAAACAGAGTCACAGACAGCGACCACAGTCTCTCGGGTCGCGACGCTTGCGGCTTCACCACTCGCAATCGAGACGCGTTGCGTCTCGCGCTCTCCACTCGATGTTTCGAGAACTTCGCCGCGCTCAGCCCTCGCTACTCGCTGACTTCCTGCCGCAGGTCGCCCAGCTGTGCCACACGCTCGGCGTGAGCGTTGTGCTGGTGGATGGACTCGTCGTTCGACTGTTTCATCGTCACGACGGCATCGTCCGGCAGGTCCGGGAACGTGTCGACGACACCCTCGGCGAGGGCGCGAACGCAGTCCTCGACGAACTTGGCGTCCTTGTGGGCCTCGTAGGTCATGTGATCCTCGTCGGGCCGCTTCGCGAGGTTGTAGATGCGGGCGCTCATCGAATCCCGGGCGACTTCGATAAGTTCGTTCAGATCGACCTCAGGCGCGCCGTCGCTCTGGACGGTGAGCGTGGCGTGGCCGCGCTGTGAGTGACCGGCCTGTGGATTGGTTTCGAGGAACTCCTCGATGACATCGTCTTCGACGTTGAGTTGCTGGAGCGTCTCACGGGCGCGGGAGGCTGACATCCCCTGTGAGCACGGACAGACAGTCATCCCGGTGACACGGGCACCGATTTCCTCGCTCGTCCCGTCTTCGGTCGCTGTCGCCGAGGCAATGATATCGGCCGTCGACTGGGTAGCCATCCCCGACTCCGGCGTCTTCTCGTGTGTGACGTACTCGGCTTCCATCCGAACCTCGGCTTTCGTTGTATAATCGTGCTTCTCAAGCAGGAGTTCAGCGGCGTCACCACAGACGTCCTCGACCCGGTAGGCCTCCTCCGAGACGGCGGTCTCCAGCGTTTCGTCGATGACCTCCATATTGCGGGACATGTCGGCACCCTTTCGCCAAGACGGCAGATCAACGAACACTTCGAACTCCGCCATGAGTACGATGGGGTCGCGGTCACGACGCCCCAGTTTAACGAGCTTCTCGACGCCCGTCACACCGACGCGATTGAGACCGACCGTTACGTCCGGACTCGACGCCTGCACGTCCGGGAGTTGTTGACTCATTGCCCTCTCTATGGAAGAGAATCGGTTAGTGCTTTCGAAAGGGTGGGCGGGTCGCCGTGAGTCCCGAAGCGACCACTCCGAACCGGATCAAAACTGTGTGCTGTCCGGCATTGACTCGTCCGTCTCAAAGTTCCGGAACAGCAACTCGAAATCAGTGGCATCGAACGAATCCGTGAGTTCGTCAAGTTCCGCACGGACTTCGGTAAGCTCGGTTCTCAGTGCAGTGAATTCCTCGCTCTCATCGAGGACAGCCTGTGGTTTCGACGATTCCAGTGCAGCGTATTTCGCCGTGAGCGAGTAGCACTCACGCAGGCGTTCCTCGTAATCGGCGTGCCGAAGCAACTGCTCGATTGTCTGGAAGAGGTCCTCCTTCGACACCGGTTTGAGGACGTAATCATCGAAGGGCATCTCGATGATATCAAAATCGGGGTCTACTGCGGTCACCATCGCCACGCGTGTGTCGTAGCGTTTCTCACGGATCGCCGACAGTACCTCGTCGCCGGAGCGGTCTGGCATTCGCCGGTCTAACAGGACAACATCGACTGTGGAATCCAGCTTCGAGAGGGCATCCTCACCGCTGTATGCCGTCTCGACTGTGTACAGGTCCCGTAACTGGTCCGTGTACACATCGGCCACCGCTGGCTCGTCGTCGACAACGAGGATTGTCGCTCGCCGGCCCTTTGTCATTA encodes:
- a CDS encoding DUF255 domain-containing protein, coding for MDEYARDTKVEWREWGTAPFEDATESGKPVLLALTVPWSAECRAMDRGTFGEPRIAANINDGFIPVRVDADRNPRVRERYTMGGFPSTVFLTPEGEVITGATFLGPDGFRGILDSVRESWDAQGAAAGSVPRQLQDESPPAGELRPRIEEHMIEQLLGAFDEEFGGWGTDVKFPLPRTAEFALVRARDQATRTLEAIRTHLLDTYDGGFFRYSTERNWGNPRREKLLDENAALVRAFAHGYRYTGTEAYRDAAQRTVDYLTTTLWAGDAFAASQAGSDEYYRLEPSEREGTVSPNVDDTVFADRNGLAIDALLWMAAYTDDERARQYATRARDAVCESLVDGGEVAHYDGADSDTGLLLDQAQLLQGLTTSWQVLGEPGPAEAVADWTIENRQQDGGAFRDGPASGPGLCDRSLHPLDATVELADALVDLAALTGEDRYRNTALSAVESFAGAAERMGVEVAGYAGVAARLQQPQTLTVGTEAGTDLHRAALRLADHETTVVPEPNGDGTARLLDGDAIVAEGATPAELEASLTGER
- a CDS encoding TrmB family transcriptional regulator; this translates as MSSLRDLGLSEYEARAYRSLLETGPTTAKELSRASDVPMGRIYDVLNSLETYNLVRSQTASRPKKYVAVEPDTALDRLLEDKKRELQEKVGQYEEIVDDLSTQLESAEPVEEPFWTAAVGPDNSLDLLLERLAAADDEIIMVGSAPARQVDILSGTERIVDELEAALERGVEVSLLVRPDLFESLPEEANREYYERLFHYDNYSARASPNIRTTFELLDGVEVCIEVPHPLGREETFGVIDMKDSDFTADISQAFEEHWAEAKPVGPP
- the mptA gene encoding GTP cyclohydrolase MptA, whose translation is MSQQLPDVQASSPDVTVGLNRVGVTGVEKLVKLGRRDRDPIVLMAEFEVFVDLPSWRKGADMSRNMEVIDETLETAVSEEAYRVEDVCGDAAELLLEKHDYTTKAEVRMEAEYVTHEKTPESGMATQSTADIIASATATEDGTSEEIGARVTGMTVCPCSQGMSASRARETLQQLNVEDDVIEEFLETNPQAGHSQRGHATLTVQSDGAPEVDLNELIEVARDSMSARIYNLAKRPDEDHMTYEAHKDAKFVEDCVRALAEGVVDTFPDLPDDAVVTMKQSNDESIHQHNAHAERVAQLGDLRQEVSE
- a CDS encoding response regulator — encoded protein: MTKGRRATILVVDDEPAVADVYTDQLRDLYTVETAYSGEDALSKLDSTVDVVLLDRRMPDRSGDEVLSAIREKRYDTRVAMVTAVDPDFDIIEMPFDDYVLKPVSKEDLFQTIEQLLRHADYEERLRECYSLTAKYAALESSKPQAVLDESEEFTALRTELTEVRAELDELTDSFDATDFELLFRNFETDESMPDSTQF